One window of the Nothobranchius furzeri strain GRZ-AD chromosome 3, NfurGRZ-RIMD1, whole genome shotgun sequence genome contains the following:
- the ora4 gene encoding olfactory receptor class A-like protein 4, translated as MSEVLTVDAVLFGILVFSGILGNILVIYVVFLSASESPARRLAPSDTLLVHLSLANLLTSLFRTVPIFVSDLGLEVSLSAGLCRLFMLLWVWWRAVGCWMTLMLSIFHCTTLRRQHVTFGPLVLQKERRQVWAVVGLVWGANFFFSTPALAYTTHVHSNATVKLMVISCTTRPLLGCIWEFPSTQQGSAFASTSLALNEILPLMLMIFTNLGTLHALSKHIRAVRSGTELHGELNKHVSAERKAAHVIMCLVLLFVVCWTLQVAAVTYYNYDRGRHAERLLTVAHFSASLFVGFSPLVVALGHGKLRRKIKCMFLVWANVQCYKKETKNGSDSPKSEEKPSVSVELKRNKVKNKVQSNK; from the exons ATGTCAGAGGTTCTCACTGTAGATgctgttttatttgggattttggtCTTTTCTGGTATTCTGGGAAACATCTTGGTCATTTATGTG GTGTTTCTGTCTGCCTCTGAGAGTCCAGCTCGGAGACTCGCCCCGTCAGACACGCTTTTAGTGCACCTGTCTCTGGCCAACCTGCTGACCTCACTTTTCCGCACGGTGCCGATTTTTGTTTCGGACCTGGGCCTGGAAGTGTCTCTGTCTGCAGGCTTGTGCAGGCTCTTCATGCTACTGTGGGTGTGGTGGCGAGCTGTGGGCTGCTGGATGACCCTGATGCTCAGCATCTTCCACTGCACCACCCTGCGGCGACAGCACGTGACCTTTGGACCTCTTGTGCTGCAGAAGGAGAGGAGACAGGTGTGGGCAGTGGTGGGGCTGGTGTGGGGGGCAAACTTTTTCTTCTCTACCCCGGCGCTGGCTTACACGACCCACGTTCACAGCAACGCCACTGTGAAGCTGATGGTGATCAGCTGCACCACTCGGCCTCTTCTGGGCTGCATCTGGGAGTTCCCCTCCACCCAGCAAGGCTCAGCCTTCGCCTCCACCTCACTTGCTCTCAACGAGATTCTCCCACTGATGCTGATGATTTTCACTAACTTAGGCACACTTCACGCTCTGTCCAAACACATCCGAGCAGTGAGGTCAGGGACAGAGTTACACGGGGAGCTGAACAAACATGTGTCTGCTGAACGTAAAGCAGCTCATGTAATCATGTGTCTAGTGCTGCTCTTCGTGGTCTGCTGGACGCTGCAGGTTGCTGCTGTGACGTATTACAACTATGATAGGGGGCGccatgcagaaaggctgctgACTGTGGCTCATTTTTCTGCCTCGCTCTTTGTAGGATTCAGTCCCTTGGTGGTGGCTCTGGGACACGGGAAACTCAGGCGGAAAATCAAGTGTATGTTTCTGGTTTGGGCGAACGTTCAATGTTACAAGAAAGAGACGAAAAATGGGAGCGACTCTCCAAAGTCGGAGGAAAAACCAAGTGTGTCTGTTGAACTCAAAAGAAATAAAGTGAAAAATAAAGTTCAATCAAACAAATGA